The following are encoded together in the Myxococcales bacterium genome:
- a CDS encoding penicillin-insensitive murein endopeptidase, translating into MRVRTVISTLGLCLVQLTLVASASAERALPKRFTKPPFSQMSLSVGHPNEGWQLRAKRLKKNKYLSLKAGSEANSYGHPALVLMLGRSSKEIAKVARGSVMLVGDLSSKRGGALSGHRSHQSGRDADVGFYVQDEAGKPVTPGKFIVFGGDGKAQDGSGYSFDDHRNWLLVQSWVRDKRAGLSHIFVSRALRQRLLVYAAKQPAFQQYVAEVSALLKQPEDAAPHDDHFHVRVSCPKDQAEICREQSK; encoded by the coding sequence GTGCGTGTCCGGACCGTGATCTCGACGCTTGGCCTGTGCCTCGTACAGCTGACGCTGGTGGCGTCGGCGTCCGCGGAGCGCGCGCTGCCGAAGCGCTTCACGAAGCCGCCATTTTCGCAGATGTCGCTCAGCGTCGGCCACCCGAACGAGGGCTGGCAGCTCCGCGCCAAGCGCCTCAAAAAGAACAAGTACCTGAGCCTCAAGGCCGGGAGCGAGGCCAACAGTTATGGCCACCCGGCGCTGGTCCTGATGCTCGGCCGGAGCAGCAAGGAAATAGCCAAGGTGGCCCGCGGCTCGGTGATGCTCGTCGGAGATCTCTCCAGCAAGCGCGGCGGAGCGCTGTCGGGCCATCGCTCACATCAGAGCGGCCGCGACGCCGACGTCGGGTTCTACGTGCAAGACGAGGCAGGCAAGCCGGTGACCCCCGGCAAGTTCATCGTGTTCGGAGGCGACGGCAAGGCCCAGGACGGAAGCGGGTACAGCTTCGACGACCACCGAAACTGGCTGCTCGTGCAGTCCTGGGTGCGGGACAAACGGGCCGGCCTCTCCCACATCTTCGTGTCGCGGGCGCTCCGCCAGCGCCTGCTGGTTTATGCCGCAAAACAACCGGCGTTTCAGCAGTACGTCGCCGAGGTGAGCGCGCTGCTCAAACAGCCAGAGGACGCCGCGCCGCACGACGATCATTTCCACGTCCGGGTCTCGTGTCCGAAGGACCAAGCGGAGATCTGCCGCGAACAGTCCAAGTGA
- a CDS encoding histidine triad nucleotide-binding protein — protein MDGCLFCKIAAGEIPATLVHEDPRALAFRDINPVAPTHVLVIPRTHISTINDVEPEHEADMGHLFRVAAIVAKSEGLAESGYRVVMNCGAGAGQSVFHVHLHVIGGRALGWPPFSKV, from the coding sequence ATGGACGGTTGTTTGTTCTGCAAGATCGCGGCAGGTGAGATCCCGGCCACGCTCGTGCACGAGGATCCCCGCGCGCTCGCCTTTCGGGACATCAACCCCGTCGCGCCGACCCACGTGCTGGTCATCCCCCGCACGCACATCTCGACCATCAACGACGTCGAGCCCGAGCACGAGGCAGACATGGGGCACCTGTTTCGAGTGGCCGCGATCGTCGCCAAGAGCGAGGGCCTCGCCGAGAGTGGCTACCGCGTGGTGATGAACTGCGGCGCCGGCGCGGGTCAGAGTGTGTTCCACGTCCACCTGCACGTCATCGGCGGGCGCGCGCTGGGCTGGCCACCCTTCTCCAAGGTGTGA
- a CDS encoding TrpB-like pyridoxal phosphate-dependent enzyme, with product MNDQVKYTLDESDIPKAWYNIAADLPEPPSPPLHPGTGQPIGPDDLAPLFPMSLIQQEVSAERWIEIPEPVRNVYRQWRVTPLYRARRLEQLLGTPAKIYYKYEGTSPSGSHKPNTAVPQAFYNKEAGVKRISTETGAGQWGSSLAFAGALFGIEVKVYMVRVSFDQKPYRKALMQAYGAECVASPSNETESGRAILAANPASPGSLGIAISEAVEVAAKNDDTKYALGSVLNHVLLHQSVIGLEALKQMENAGDFPDMVIGCAGGGSNFAGLAFPFLGEQLRGGKKVRAIACEPSACPTLTRGKYAYDFGDTGHLTPLVRMHTLGSTFIPPAFHAGGLRYHGMAPLVSHLQELGLIEARAFHQRPCFEAALQFARAEGIIPAPESSHAVRAAIDEALRCRDEGVSRVILFNLSGHGHFDMGAYTDFLSGKLEDRDYDENELSAALGQLPQVALS from the coding sequence GTGAACGATCAAGTGAAGTACACGCTCGACGAGTCGGACATTCCCAAGGCCTGGTACAACATCGCAGCGGACCTGCCCGAGCCGCCGTCGCCGCCGCTGCACCCCGGCACAGGTCAGCCCATCGGCCCCGACGATCTGGCGCCGCTCTTCCCCATGTCGCTGATCCAGCAGGAGGTCAGCGCCGAGCGCTGGATCGAGATCCCCGAGCCGGTGCGCAACGTCTACCGCCAGTGGCGCGTGACGCCGCTCTACCGCGCACGCCGCCTGGAGCAGCTACTCGGGACGCCGGCGAAGATCTACTACAAGTACGAGGGCACGAGCCCGAGCGGCAGTCACAAACCGAACACCGCCGTGCCGCAGGCCTTCTACAACAAAGAGGCCGGCGTGAAGCGCATCAGCACCGAGACCGGTGCTGGGCAGTGGGGTTCGTCGCTCGCGTTCGCCGGCGCGCTCTTCGGCATCGAGGTCAAGGTCTACATGGTCCGGGTCAGCTTCGATCAGAAGCCCTACCGCAAGGCGTTGATGCAAGCCTACGGCGCCGAGTGCGTCGCGAGCCCGAGCAACGAGACGGAGTCAGGGCGTGCCATCTTGGCTGCAAACCCGGCGAGCCCTGGCAGCCTGGGCATTGCCATCAGCGAGGCGGTCGAGGTCGCAGCAAAGAACGACGACACGAAGTACGCGCTTGGCAGCGTGTTGAACCACGTGCTCCTGCACCAGAGTGTGATCGGCCTCGAAGCGCTGAAACAAATGGAAAATGCGGGGGATTTCCCGGACATGGTCATCGGCTGCGCCGGTGGCGGCTCGAACTTTGCGGGGCTCGCGTTCCCGTTCCTGGGCGAGCAGCTGCGCGGGGGCAAGAAGGTGCGGGCCATCGCCTGTGAGCCCTCGGCGTGTCCGACCCTGACCCGTGGCAAGTACGCGTACGACTTCGGCGACACCGGGCACCTCACGCCGCTCGTCCGGATGCACACCCTGGGCTCGACCTTCATCCCCCCGGCTTTCCACGCGGGCGGACTGCGGTATCACGGCATGGCGCCGCTGGTGAGCCACCTGCAAGAGCTCGGGCTGATCGAGGCGCGTGCGTTCCATCAGCGCCCGTGTTTCGAGGCCGCGCTTCAGTTCGCGCGCGCCGAGGGCATCATCCCGGCGCCCGAGTCGAGCCACGCGGTGCGCGCGGCCATCGACGAGGCCCTCCGCTGTCGTGACGAAGGCGTGTCGCGCGTCATCCTGTTCAACCTGTCGGGCCACGGCCACTTCGACATGGGCGCGTACACGGACTTCCTGAGCGGCAAGCTCGAAGATCGTGACTACGACGAGAACGAGCTGAGCGCCGCGCTCGGGCAGCTACCGCAGGTGGCGCTCAGCTGA
- a CDS encoding GNAT family N-acetyltransferase, whose protein sequence is MDIRSMQEVDVAGVAQLYLAAYHAHWNAEGAEKYIGKFFRFEPGSCWVAVEEGRLAGGILAYSFEREAGVVLYIQELMVHPDFQSRGVGKQLVKKVRESLEKSPSRVKITPLVKADTTVLNFYNSLGFDKDKVTSFSLDIE, encoded by the coding sequence ATGGACATCCGCAGCATGCAGGAAGTCGACGTCGCAGGCGTCGCCCAGCTCTATCTCGCGGCCTACCACGCTCACTGGAACGCCGAGGGAGCCGAGAAGTACATCGGGAAGTTCTTCCGCTTCGAGCCCGGCTCGTGCTGGGTCGCCGTCGAAGAAGGGCGCCTGGCCGGTGGGATCCTCGCGTACTCGTTCGAACGCGAGGCAGGCGTCGTGCTCTACATCCAGGAGCTGATGGTGCACCCGGATTTCCAGAGCCGCGGCGTCGGCAAACAGCTCGTGAAGAAGGTGCGCGAGTCGCTCGAGAAGAGCCCGAGCCGCGTCAAGATCACGCCGCTGGTCAAAGCCGACACGACCGTCTTGAACTTCTACAACAGCCTGGGCTTCGACAAAGACAAGGTCACCAGCTTCTCACTCGACATCGAGTGA
- a CDS encoding extensin family protein translates to MRSRRRGVLAILGVCGLSCGGGELRALGPTERRVSEPRQATAPSQMEHSTQSASKPSPPGPAPTGAAADADEPPAVAEPEPEAEPEHHEFQEPLLGAVVFAKTPAHRWANLSPAACNAELVRRNLPATGAGRPTPGVANPRRLAGPLHGVRFVTPGKKSALGVLDCRLLLTLNDMAEVLAKHDVVSVRVDNFYRPNAHLPGRRTKSQHAYGLAMDVWSFTLKDGHELSVERDWGGGVGEKACGPDSTPASPSPGTVALRNIVCELTRAGVFHHLLTPGFNASHRNHLHLDIKRGDTAIIVR, encoded by the coding sequence ATGCGATCACGACGGCGTGGCGTGCTGGCCATTCTGGGCGTGTGCGGCCTGAGCTGCGGGGGCGGTGAGCTGCGAGCTCTGGGACCCACCGAACGCAGAGTGAGTGAACCGAGGCAGGCAACCGCGCCGTCGCAAATGGAACACTCCACACAGAGTGCCTCCAAGCCGAGCCCGCCTGGACCTGCGCCAACGGGCGCTGCCGCCGACGCCGATGAGCCGCCCGCAGTCGCCGAGCCCGAACCCGAAGCCGAACCCGAGCACCACGAGTTTCAGGAGCCGCTTCTCGGGGCGGTGGTGTTCGCCAAGACGCCAGCCCATCGCTGGGCGAACCTGTCGCCGGCGGCCTGCAACGCGGAGCTCGTGAGACGGAACTTGCCAGCGACCGGGGCCGGACGTCCGACGCCGGGAGTCGCAAACCCCCGGCGCCTCGCCGGGCCCCTGCACGGCGTGCGCTTCGTGACCCCAGGAAAAAAGAGCGCGCTAGGCGTGCTCGACTGCCGGCTGCTCCTGACGCTCAACGACATGGCAGAGGTGCTCGCCAAGCACGACGTGGTGTCGGTTCGCGTGGACAACTTCTATCGGCCCAACGCCCATCTGCCGGGCCGGCGCACCAAGAGCCAGCACGCCTACGGTCTGGCGATGGACGTGTGGAGTTTCACCTTGAAAGACGGGCATGAGCTCAGCGTGGAGCGTGATTGGGGCGGAGGTGTCGGCGAAAAGGCGTGCGGACCGGACAGCACACCCGCGTCACCATCGCCCGGGACAGTCGCGCTCCGAAACATCGTCTGCGAGCTGACCCGCGCCGGTGTGTTCCATCATTTGCTAACACCGGGCTTCAACGCCTCGCACCGAAACCATCTCCACCTCGACATCAAGCGCGGCGACACGGCGATCATCGTCCGCTGA
- a CDS encoding B12-binding domain-containing radical SAM protein — MSNGSNSLPPQMAVAPRLDPRPPGAPRARHALLINPFYRKDPHSSFGKHVLTPSLALTSVAAATPASWSVEYFDENLLQGPPPLAPFPSLVGITVHLTFAQRAYELARYYRERGARVVLGGLHVLSCPDEAAPHADALALGEGVQIWPRILADAENGSLQPRYHGSFSSPFRNDPTPRRALVPKAHFLTSTSLMATRGCHNRCGFCYLATDGLHLPSQVRDPAQVADEWRAEGTPYAVFLDNNLSSNPQYLARLCQALVPLEKIWSAAVSIDVTDDPHLVRQMALAGCTAVFVGFESLTAENLSDARKKTPRPEDYARRVQILHDNGIAVNGSFVLGFDHDRPDTFDRTLAFIERTRLECATFHILTPYPGTPLFRRLNAEGRLLHQDWERYDTAHVVFRPRHMSPEQLFRGYTECYSRLFSAASIWRRRPERRSEIPAYLAMSALYKRSNALWPRVIERRLTAQVWHPLVEGARRRHVGFRKRLRERGPCPGYFAPVYAGV, encoded by the coding sequence ATGTCCAATGGCTCGAACTCCTTGCCGCCCCAGATGGCGGTCGCTCCACGACTCGACCCGCGTCCGCCCGGCGCACCGAGGGCGCGTCACGCGCTCCTCATCAACCCCTTCTATCGCAAGGATCCTCACTCCAGCTTCGGCAAACACGTCCTCACCCCGAGCCTCGCCCTCACCAGCGTCGCAGCCGCTACGCCCGCGTCGTGGAGCGTCGAGTACTTCGACGAGAACCTGTTGCAGGGTCCCCCGCCTCTCGCTCCGTTCCCGAGCCTGGTCGGGATCACCGTGCACCTCACGTTCGCGCAGCGAGCCTACGAGCTTGCCCGATATTATCGCGAGCGCGGTGCGCGAGTCGTGCTGGGGGGCCTGCATGTCCTGTCATGCCCCGATGAGGCAGCGCCGCACGCCGATGCGCTGGCCCTCGGAGAGGGTGTACAGATTTGGCCGCGCATCCTCGCGGACGCCGAGAACGGCTCGCTGCAGCCGCGTTATCACGGCAGCTTCAGCTCGCCGTTTCGGAACGACCCGACTCCGCGCCGCGCGCTGGTCCCGAAGGCGCACTTCTTGACCTCGACCAGCTTGATGGCCACTCGCGGCTGTCACAACCGCTGCGGGTTCTGTTACCTGGCAACCGACGGCCTGCACCTGCCCTCCCAGGTGCGTGACCCGGCGCAGGTCGCCGACGAATGGCGCGCCGAGGGCACACCCTACGCCGTATTTCTCGACAACAACTTGAGCTCGAACCCACAGTACCTGGCTCGTCTGTGTCAGGCGCTCGTGCCGCTCGAGAAGATCTGGAGCGCCGCCGTCAGCATCGACGTGACCGACGACCCGCACCTGGTCCGACAAATGGCCCTCGCTGGTTGTACCGCGGTGTTCGTCGGGTTCGAGTCGCTCACCGCCGAGAACCTGAGCGACGCCCGCAAGAAGACCCCGCGCCCCGAGGACTACGCGCGCCGCGTGCAGATCCTGCACGACAACGGCATCGCCGTGAACGGCAGCTTCGTGCTCGGGTTCGACCACGACCGGCCGGATACATTCGACCGAACGCTAGCCTTCATCGAACGAACCCGGCTCGAATGCGCCACGTTTCACATCTTGACGCCCTACCCGGGGACCCCGCTCTTTCGGCGTTTGAATGCCGAAGGCCGGCTCCTCCACCAAGACTGGGAGCGCTACGACACCGCGCACGTCGTCTTTCGGCCACGCCACATGAGCCCGGAGCAGCTGTTCCGCGGTTACACCGAGTGCTATTCGCGGCTGTTTTCCGCCGCCAGCATCTGGCGCCGGCGGCCCGAACGCCGCAGCGAAATTCCGGCGTACCTCGCCATGAGCGCGCTGTACAAACGCAGCAACGCGCTCTGGCCGCGGGTGATCGAACGTCGACTCACCGCCCAGGTCTGGCACCCGCTGGTCGAAGGAGCACGCCGGAGACACGTTGGCTTCCGGAAACGCTTGCGCGAGCGCGGCCCGTGTCCGGGGTACTTCGCACCCGTGTACGCCGGCGTATGA
- a CDS encoding saccharopine dehydrogenase NADP-binding domain-containing protein yields the protein MKTVVVFGATGFTGRLVVASLVRAGGVNVVLGGRSEERLRELSESHGGLPFRVADALAPATLGPLVEGAHVVVSTAGPFSSYGEPVVRAALAARAHFLDTTGEQEYMARILERYHGSARDKQVVVVNAQAFEFALGYCAAALVSSWDPAIHTVDVFNRVYGFSATRGTQQSALHQLVAPAMVRKHGRLVERGPNPMPEWVTWPDTGKREPAAPFPGGEALHLVHSHPDVLNVTTSLAGPARVMLPLMAGWSARPLLRGLSKLGVLEPVRRVIQAGPEGPSDAVREKTGFKVLARGRSDVATRGVLLTGTDPYGITGVIAAVGAKFLCERDPLSTGVVSTDQAFGAEEFCRALAPHGVAVSRHEM from the coding sequence ATGAAGACTGTCGTCGTGTTCGGCGCTACCGGTTTCACTGGTCGCCTCGTCGTGGCGTCGCTGGTTCGAGCGGGTGGAGTGAACGTCGTGCTCGGCGGCCGCAGCGAGGAACGCCTGCGGGAGCTCTCGGAGAGCCATGGTGGCCTGCCGTTTCGTGTGGCCGACGCGCTCGCTCCGGCCACGCTCGGACCACTCGTGGAAGGTGCCCACGTCGTGGTCAGCACCGCCGGACCGTTCTCGAGTTACGGCGAGCCCGTGGTGCGGGCAGCGCTGGCCGCGCGCGCCCACTTCCTGGATACGACCGGCGAGCAGGAGTACATGGCGCGCATCCTCGAGCGCTATCATGGCTCCGCTCGCGACAAACAAGTGGTGGTCGTGAACGCTCAGGCCTTCGAGTTCGCCCTCGGGTACTGCGCGGCGGCGCTGGTTTCGAGCTGGGATCCTGCGATCCACACCGTCGACGTCTTCAACCGTGTCTACGGCTTCTCCGCCACACGCGGCACGCAGCAGTCGGCGCTGCACCAGCTGGTCGCGCCGGCGATGGTTCGCAAGCACGGGCGCCTGGTGGAACGAGGACCAAACCCAATGCCCGAGTGGGTCACCTGGCCCGACACCGGCAAGCGGGAGCCGGCCGCGCCATTCCCGGGTGGCGAAGCTCTGCACCTCGTGCACTCTCACCCCGACGTGCTCAACGTGACCACCAGCTTGGCCGGACCCGCGCGGGTCATGTTGCCGCTGATGGCCGGGTGGAGCGCGCGACCGTTGCTCCGCGGTCTGTCGAAGCTCGGTGTGCTCGAGCCGGTCCGCCGCGTGATCCAGGCGGGACCCGAGGGCCCGAGCGACGCAGTGCGAGAAAAGACCGGATTCAAGGTGCTCGCCCGCGGTCGGAGTGACGTTGCGACGCGCGGGGTGCTGCTGACTGGCACGGATCCCTACGGCATCACGGGGGTGATCGCGGCCGTGGGTGCGAAGTTCCTGTGCGAACGGGACCCGCTGAGCACCGGAGTCGTGTCGACGGATCAAGCCTTTGGTGCAGAGGAGTTTTGTCGCGCCCTCGCCCCGCACGGCGTCGCGGTCAGCCGTCACGAGATGTGA
- a CDS encoding TonB-dependent receptor: MSVSSRAVHIGLSLGLVAFARVAEAQAPAVPIEVVVHDDRLDGSSRQEPSAAASVIRRKELQRPGADLGDVLSQVPGTLVQRTGSDSDLSTASVRGATSAQTPVYLAGIRLNDDVSGVADLSQVPLWMLDRVEVFRGTAPEVADRMGIGGAVLLEPRLPRRSTLGAGFGLGSFGERSVFCGGASVGEKSGALVGVRFARADNDYEYVDDAGTTETAADDRVVRRPNADASGYDAWAIGRTELGRGVRVTTLLNSFRREQGVTGLGVIPAERARARVERTLVGVRSALPCPGSSAERETCRLELSTSALTALHRIADPRGELAVGSSEVTSRGSRVAQGAHIGWRLTDAFKLGFGGQQELELLSIDRRAATGLRARRDVSRVDVSARLAPTSALSLAAVAALERHATAGAGEVGVEYAPAGRVGAELSLWEDLALLANFGRYVRPPTLGELYGTSAVVLGEPALRPESGFSVDAGLRGAKRGEALSVFGDAFAFARYADDLVAYRRSSLGVVRPYNVASARVLGLEVSAAARAFDHARLDLALTFSDPRDVSAGRQLKNDLLPFQSRFVGFARLELFDEHRRGALDRVALGLSARHRASRVADPAGLVVINPDFAIGTDASVKLLEERLALRIAAENILNREQYDTIGMPLPRRSYHASAELWW, encoded by the coding sequence GTGTCCGTGAGCTCTCGCGCCGTTCACATTGGTTTGTCGCTTGGGCTCGTTGCCTTCGCCCGGGTCGCCGAGGCCCAGGCGCCGGCCGTGCCGATCGAGGTCGTGGTGCACGACGACCGCCTCGATGGTTCGTCGCGCCAGGAGCCCAGCGCGGCAGCCAGCGTCATTCGCCGCAAGGAGCTTCAGCGACCTGGCGCGGATCTCGGCGACGTGTTGTCCCAGGTCCCGGGCACGCTGGTGCAAAGGACCGGCAGCGACTCCGATCTGTCGACGGCCTCGGTTCGTGGTGCAACCAGCGCGCAGACTCCGGTCTACCTGGCGGGGATCCGCCTGAACGACGACGTCAGCGGCGTGGCCGACCTGTCGCAGGTTCCGCTCTGGATGTTGGACCGAGTCGAGGTGTTTCGTGGCACCGCACCGGAGGTCGCGGACCGTATGGGCATCGGCGGGGCCGTCCTGCTCGAGCCGCGCTTGCCCCGGAGGAGCACACTCGGCGCCGGCTTCGGGCTCGGCAGCTTCGGGGAACGGAGTGTGTTTTGTGGGGGCGCCAGCGTTGGTGAAAAGTCCGGCGCGCTCGTGGGTGTGCGCTTCGCCCGCGCCGACAACGACTATGAGTACGTCGACGACGCGGGCACGACCGAGACCGCGGCCGATGATCGCGTGGTGCGCCGCCCGAACGCCGACGCGTCCGGCTACGACGCCTGGGCGATCGGGCGCACCGAGCTGGGTCGCGGCGTGCGAGTCACGACACTGCTGAACTCGTTCCGGCGGGAGCAGGGCGTCACCGGACTCGGCGTGATCCCCGCCGAGCGCGCCCGCGCGCGGGTCGAACGCACGCTCGTCGGGGTGCGTTCGGCCTTGCCGTGCCCGGGGTCGTCTGCCGAACGCGAGACCTGTCGTCTGGAGCTCTCGACCAGCGCGCTCACGGCGCTGCACCGAATTGCGGATCCCCGAGGAGAGCTCGCCGTTGGTTCCTCGGAGGTAACGAGCCGTGGCTCGCGAGTTGCACAGGGCGCACATATCGGCTGGCGTTTGACCGATGCTTTCAAGTTGGGCTTCGGCGGGCAGCAGGAGCTCGAGCTCTTGTCCATCGATCGCCGCGCCGCGACTGGGCTGAGGGCGCGGCGTGACGTCTCGCGGGTGGACGTGAGCGCGCGCTTGGCTCCGACTTCCGCGCTCTCGCTCGCTGCCGTCGCTGCGCTCGAACGCCACGCGACCGCGGGAGCCGGAGAGGTTGGTGTCGAATACGCGCCCGCGGGCCGCGTCGGCGCCGAGCTGTCCTTGTGGGAAGACCTGGCGCTGCTCGCGAACTTCGGTCGCTACGTGCGTCCGCCGACCCTCGGAGAGCTCTACGGTACGAGCGCCGTGGTGCTGGGGGAGCCGGCGCTCCGCCCCGAGTCCGGGTTCTCCGTCGACGCGGGCTTGCGCGGCGCGAAGCGGGGTGAAGCGCTCTCGGTCTTCGGCGACGCGTTTGCGTTCGCGCGCTATGCGGATGACCTGGTCGCCTATCGGCGCTCGAGCCTTGGCGTGGTGCGCCCGTACAACGTCGCCTCGGCCCGAGTGCTGGGCCTCGAGGTCTCGGCTGCGGCCCGCGCGTTCGATCACGCCCGCCTGGATCTGGCGCTCACCTTCTCCGATCCTCGCGACGTGAGCGCCGGGCGACAGCTGAAGAACGACCTGCTGCCGTTTCAGTCGCGCTTCGTCGGCTTCGCCCGCCTGGAGCTGTTCGACGAGCACCGCCGCGGCGCCCTCGACCGTGTCGCGCTGGGTTTGAGCGCACGCCATCGCGCTTCCAGGGTCGCCGATCCTGCGGGCCTCGTGGTCATCAACCCCGACTTTGCCATTGGTACCGACGCCTCGGTGAAACTCCTGGAAGAGCGCCTGGCGCTGCGTATTGCCGCCGAGAACATCCTGAACCGCGAGCAGTACGACACCATCGGCATGCCGCTCCCACGGCGCAGTTACCACGCGAGCGCGGAGCTCTGGTGGTAG
- a CDS encoding radical SAM protein codes for MSGRWQSPPEPDEGVLCWNVNTACNYRCSYCTQRFKDDRGRWSRDTPEFLRAFARLPGAWEIKLSGGEPFVHPTLMEIVDGIVSLGHRVSVVTNFSASDAALERFVAAGAGRIGTFSASLHLEYVDDVVAFAARARALLAALEGAREPSLPRPNVCVTTVATRAALPRLEELRAVFDEHGVDFKVQPERDDGKLSDYSPEELELLASFGGHNGTGEVARLLWSPVLGGLALPGHGRPRGRLSMLSGASRCHRCPGAGWQPHPRSRARAPAGTPGEPPRPRLFPGIHPQPLPVSPLLLHGAHRPRHDGADRARRRRVKYTTFRGLLIGGGLLVVVGAFGSCLLCAGSQTLREKPPPPKAAPAPTPIAVPLPTPTAAPPTAATTFADSMPVTDVHQAVLAASKQNISGDKGKDVLKGRAYKVNLYKDAGQSAVNRLKLDLDRDEKWDEKWTLEPGGKVKRQIAPADDENYTLEYRLEGDYWRKKQ; via the coding sequence GTGAGTGGACGCTGGCAGAGCCCGCCCGAGCCCGACGAGGGAGTGCTGTGTTGGAACGTCAACACGGCCTGCAACTACCGCTGCTCTTATTGCACACAACGCTTCAAGGATGATCGCGGTCGCTGGTCGCGGGACACGCCGGAGTTCCTGCGCGCGTTCGCGCGCCTACCGGGCGCCTGGGAGATCAAACTCTCGGGCGGCGAGCCATTCGTGCACCCGACGCTGATGGAGATCGTGGACGGCATCGTGTCGCTCGGCCATCGAGTGTCGGTCGTCACCAACTTCTCGGCCTCGGACGCGGCGCTCGAGCGCTTCGTGGCGGCCGGCGCCGGGCGCATTGGCACGTTCTCGGCGAGCCTGCACCTGGAGTACGTGGACGACGTCGTTGCATTTGCTGCGCGTGCGCGTGCGCTCCTCGCCGCGCTCGAAGGCGCGCGGGAGCCGAGCCTGCCGCGCCCGAACGTGTGTGTGACGACCGTTGCAACGCGCGCGGCGCTGCCCCGACTCGAAGAGCTGCGGGCGGTGTTCGACGAACACGGCGTCGATTTCAAGGTGCAGCCCGAGCGTGACGACGGCAAACTCAGCGACTACTCGCCGGAGGAGCTCGAGCTGCTTGCGAGCTTCGGGGGGCACAATGGCACCGGCGAAGTCGCGCGACTTCTTTGGTCGCCCGTGCTGGGCGGGCTCGCGCTTCCTGGTCATGGACGACCGCGGGGACGTCTATCGATGTTATCCGGCGCGTCGCGCTGTCATCGTTGCCCTGGGGCGGGGTGGCAGCCGCATCCCCGATCCCGAGCGCGAGCGCCGGCTGGGACGCCTGGGGAACCTCCTCGACCCCGGCTTTTTCCTGGGATCCACCCCCAACCCCTGCCTGTTTCGCCATTGCTACTGCACGGTGCCCATCGCCCGCGGCATGATGGCGCGGACAGAGCTCGGAGGCGCCGCGTGAAGTACACAACGTTTCGGGGTCTATTGATCGGCGGCGGGCTGCTCGTGGTGGTCGGAGCCTTTGGTTCCTGCCTCTTGTGCGCTGGCAGCCAGACCCTGCGGGAGAAACCGCCGCCGCCGAAGGCCGCGCCCGCACCCACACCCATTGCGGTTCCGCTGCCGACTCCGACGGCGGCTCCACCCACCGCAGCCACGACCTTCGCCGACTCCATGCCGGTCACCGACGTGCACCAGGCCGTGCTCGCGGCGAGCAAACAGAACATCTCCGGCGACAAAGGCAAGGATGTGCTCAAGGGCCGCGCTTACAAAGTGAACCTGTACAAGGACGCGGGGCAGAGCGCCGTCAACCGCCTGAAGCTCGATCTCGATCGCGACGAGAAGTGGGACGAGAAGTGGACGCTGGAGCCCGGTGGCAAGGTGAAGCGGCAGATCGCCCCAGCGGACGACGAGAACTACACGCTCGAGTACCGTCTCGAGGGTGACTACTGGAGAAAGAAGCAGTGA